The sequence ATATCTAGCTACACCAGCTAAAGTTCCGCCTGTACCAGTAGCACAAATGAATGCATCTAATTTTCCACCGTTTGTTTGATCCCAGATTTCAGGACCGGTAGTTATGATATGAGCTTCTCTGTTAGCTGTGTTATCGAATTGATTGGTCCATACTGCGTTATCTAATGATTCGGCATATCGCTTGGCTTGATGATTGTAATTTTGAGGATTATCAAATGCGACGGCTATGCACAGCAATGAGTACGCTCATCAGAATTTGCTTCTCCAAGAGAAAGGAATATGACAACTCACCAGGGACAGGTCGGACATCAGCACCCAACATTCTCAATAAATCAATCttttcttgactttgagTATCTGGCATGTAGATTACACATTGGTATCCTTTTGATCTACAAACATGTGCTAATCCGATACCTGTATTTCCAGCTGTACCTTCAACCACAGTTCCTCCAGGTCTAATAAgacctttctcttctgcgTCCTTGACTAAGTAGAGGGCAGCTCGATCCTTGATTGATCCTCCTGGTGACATGAATTCGGCTTTGGCAAGGATGTTACATCCTGTTTCTTCGGATAATCGATTAATACGAATCTGCGTAACCGGACAAAATCAGCACTTAATCCCAGTTTCAACAGCAGCGCgacttgatcattctcatgTTGCCAATTAACCGTCTTGGTGATTGATGGTAAACTTTGTTCATGTGATACTTACCAAGGGAGTATTTCCTATGGCTCCGACGAAACCCTCGACTTCTCTTCCATATCCAGTGACGGAAGTAGCGTAACACCTTCTGGCGATTGGCCGAGCATTGTTAGCGGCGGCTCGAAGTAGTCGAGCAGATGTAGCGGTGACCATCGTAGTATTGTTGTTCTTTATACACACACAGCAAATGAGTGGAATGACCAACTGACAAAGATGTCTAAAAATGTCATTTCATGTCCCAACTTTTGGGAATTGAATGCGTCACTCACCCCATTTTGAGCACGCAACTCAGGCACCATCATGAAAAATATCTGGAATAAAAATCAGAAGATGCCACGTGGAAGGGAGATCCCCCGGAGATCAAAGCTAATCTCCATGCCCATGTAACAACGTCCCTCGAGATTTCAGAAGGATCTCTCAATGAGAATGTGGTTGGATATTGCCAAAACATACAAGCATATAAAAGCTTGAACGAGCAGATAAGCGCTACGACGTCTGATCGAAGGCCACATCTCTCTCCTCTCCCATATCTCTGCCGATATGAGCTCGGTTATCCGTGCAAGTAGGCCTTGTGCCGCTTGTTTACGCCGACTTCAAGCATCTCAATCGCTTCTTCCTTCGTGTAGCTCGACACTGGCAACGGCTGGTAGTTCGAGCAGCAGATCAAGTCGGTATGGCAGGACCATCGCTGATGGACCGTTCTCTCCAAAGCGGTTTCTCGCAAGTACCAGCAGGAACTTTGCCAAAGCATCAGACATaacatcgaagaagaggacaGTACAGATGGGCGAATTCCCTCCGGAGCGAATACGGTGAGTCACATACTGGTGTCTAAATGGAAATCTGATTCACAGCTGATCGTGCATCACAGGAATTTATCTATCATAGCTCATATTGATCACGGCAAATCAACTTTGGCTGATCGACTACTACAGATGACAGGAACGgtaccatcttcttcgaatcCTCAATTCCTGGATAAGCTAAAagtggaaagggaaagaggtaTAACAGTGAAAGCTCAAACTGTATCGATAATACATAAACACAAAAATGGGGAGAAgtacttgatcaatctcattgataCACCTGGACATGTAGATTTCAGTTATGAAGTTTCTAGAAGTTTGGGTGcttgtgaaggtggtttattGTTAGTCGACTGTTCTCGTAAGTTCATCCCTCCTTTCCTCAAAGTTGACATCAGTAGAAAACTCATCATATGAATCATAGAGGGTATACAAGCTCAGACCCTGTCCGTTTTCCACCATGCCGTGGAAGCGAATCTCAAGCTGCTTCCAGTGATAAATAAAGTCGATTTACCTCACGCATCACCAGAAGAAACCTCTGAAGAGATTGTGTCATCTTTAGGATTACCCATAGAAGATCATATGAGGATCAGTGCGAAAAGTGGCTTGGGCGTAGATCAGGTTTTGGAAAATATCATCGATAGGTTACCGGCACCGAAAGAATGGGAAGCAGATGATGGGAAATTGAGAGGATTGATATTTGATACTttgtaagtcagcttcacACTCTGTCGATATCCAAAAGTGTACTAAGCTGGCATCATACGCAGTTACGATCAGTTTCGAGGGGTAGTCTCATTGGTTCGAATATTTTCGGGAAcgctgaagaaaggagataaAGTGAGGTTCCTTCAAGCTGGAAAGAGATATGAGATCCTGGAAGTTGGTATCAACAATCCCGAGGAAGTCGTAGTAGATCGATTGAGGGATGGTCAAGTCGGGTAAGCTGGTTCCAAGCGTAACACTATGCCTTTTATCTAATCTATTACCTCACAGGTATGTGGTTTGTAATATGAAAAACtccgaagaaggtgagtgaaaggCTTTGCTGGCTAGACGAATTACAACTGATTTGGGGCGGTAGCTTTTATTGGTGATACTATATGCCATGCGGACAAGCTAGTAGAACCTTTACCTGGATTTAAGCCCATGAAAGCGATGGTTAGTCCATTCTTGCTTCCTCATAGAGCGACTAATCTTACCATTGTCTTTACCAGGTCTACGCAGGTGTCTTTCCTATGGATAGCTCAGATTTCCCCAAATTGGAGGAGTCGATAGAACGAGTGAGCTTTCGGTCCATCCCCATTGGTTTAAGCAGCTAATGGATCATGTGATTGAATCAGTTGACCTTGAACGATCGAAGTGGTAAGCTGAGATCTCCCCAAGCGTGCGTAGCGTGGACACGTAAATTGACCGTACTCGTGATAGTGTCGATACAGAGAGAGTCATCTGCTGCTCTCAGTCAGGGATTTCGACTTGGTTTCTTGGGAACACTACATATGGATGTATTGTGAGTTTTCACCAACTCAAAGGGAAATGACGGCAGCTTACAATAATTCAAGCAAACAACGtctggaagatgaatactCTTCAGAGGTAATCATCACAGCTCCTACAGTGCCGTACAAAGGTGAGCTTGTCCTTCTGAGTCTGAGCGAGCTGACGAGCTTCATAGTCGTCTATTTAAATGGCAGTGAGGAGTTTGTCTCAAACCCAGTTGATTTCCCCGAAGTTGGGGATTCTAAGCTGCGAGTGAGACATATTGAAGAACCAATGAGTGAGCATGCAGCATGTTACAATAAACCCCTTTAGAGATCCATACTGACATATCTCTAGTCAATGCAACAATATTTGTTCCAAAAGGTAATCCATTTCCGGGTCATGTAAGGAGTTGTGAAGAAATGGCTGATATCCGTTGCCGCAGAATACATaggagagatgatggatcttTGTTCACGTTATCGAGGTGTACAACAGGAATATCGGATCTTGGAGAACTCAGACCGAGCCATTCTGAGATACTCTCTACCTTTGGCGGAAATTGTCACAGACTTCTTCTCTGAGCTCAAAAGCTCTAGTTCAGGTTTTGCAAGTTTTGATTATGAAGATGCGGGGTACCAACAATCCAGCttggtcaaagtgagtgtCTTCAAGCCGTCGTTATTTACTAGAAGACCTAGGAAATTGACAGGCATACAATGTGCTAGTTGAACATCCTGATCAACAGTAAACCCGTTGACGCGTTAGCAATGATCGTCCATAAGTATGCTGCACAAAGTGTCGGTAAAGCATGGGTCAAGAAGCTTAGTAGGTCTCCTATACAGTTCAACCAATGATTGGTGTGCTGATAACGATATTACAGAGGAAGTCGTACCTCGTCAGCAGTTCGAGTTATCTCTTCAAGCTGCCGTAGGTGCGAAAGTAATCGCCAGAGAAAACGTGTCTGCGTTCAGGAAAGATGTCACTGCGGGTTTATACGGAGGTAGGTCTTGATTTTTAACTCTTCACGAAGGCAATTCGTAGGTGCTCATTGAGGAACTTGAACTTATAGGTCATTACGATCGGAAGCTCAAGCATTTGAACAAGCAGAAAGAAGGCAAAAAGAGGCTAAAGAGATTAGCTGGAAATATCGATATCCCTCAGACTGCTTTCTTCCAAGTTTTATCCTCAAGACCAAGATCGTTTTCGACTTCTGCTAGGACCGAGTCCCTATCcctgatgaaatcaaatgtCACCCCGACGTTGGAGCAGTGGAACCCTGTTAGGGATTCTAGTATtaccttctcatcttcgtctgcAGCATGGCAATCTTCAGACGATCCCATCGGTCAAAACCTTCCCACTCCTACTCCAGATATTCCGACTATACCGGAAAAGCCCTTGATCATTCCCCCTCCTATAGGTCGATCTACTATCTCTCCCCCAGAAAGGTCGCACAAACTTTCCTCAATTGGTCGAATGacctcttctcctcctcctacaAATGTAACTGCTACACAATTATCCGAGGCGTTTCAAGATCTGCATAGCTTATCACCTGATTCACACGTTTTCTCGCCCGGAGAAATTCATGAAATCGTCTCTGCTCTGCGAGCATTACAGAAGAGAGAAGCTGGTGATAGGAAATCGGCAGTGGAACAAATCGAACCTATAATACgtgaattgaaagatatcgTTGGCGGTGATTCAAAAGCCATCAAAAGACTGGAACTAGAAATAATATCAGCATCATCgagaacagaaagaaaagtgaaaacgAAAGATATTCTAAAAGCAGAATCAAATTTCAGATCCTTGTTTCCCCAAGTACCCTCAATTGAAGACGGCAAAGCTATGGAAAGATAtaagaaatcaatcaaccattTGATGTA comes from Kwoniella shivajii chromosome 9, complete sequence and encodes:
- a CDS encoding cysteine synthase, which produces MVTATSARLLRAAANNARPIARRCYATSVTGYGREVEGFVGAIGNTPLIRINRLSEETGCNILAKAEFMSPGGSIKDRAALYLVKDAEEKGLIRPGGTVVEGTAGNTGIGLAHVCRSKGYQCVIYMPDTQSQEKIDLLRMLGADVRPVPAVAFDNPQNYNHQAKRYAESLDNAVWTNQFDNTANREAHIITTGPEIWDQTNGGKLDAFICATGTGGTLAGVARYLTEKSNGKVEAWLADPPGSVLYNLVENGRIERVGNGSITEGIGQGRVTSNLQPDLSLLTGAIHVPDSASINMVYRLLDEEGLYVGASSALNIWAAAELAKKKGKGSTVVTILCDGAYRYQNRLFSRVWLESKGLISHIPEKLQKYIVLP
- a CDS encoding GTP-binding protein LepA, with translation MSSVIRASRPCAACLRRLQASQSLLPSCSSTLATAGSSSSRSSRYGRTIADGPFSPKRFLASTSRNFAKASDITSKKRTVQMGEFPPERIRNLSIIAHIDHGKSTLADRLLQMTGTVPSSSNPQFLDKLKVERERGITVKAQTVSIIHKHKNGEKYLINLIDTPGHVDFSYEVSRSLGACEGGLLLVDCSQGIQAQTLSVFHHAVEANLKLLPVINKVDLPHASPEETSEEIVSSLGLPIEDHMRISAKSGLGVDQVLENIIDRLPAPKEWEADDGKLRGLIFDTFYDQFRGVVSLVRIFSGTLKKGDKVRFLQAGKRYEILEVGINNPEEVVVDRLRDGQVGYVVCNMKNSEEAFIGDTICHADKLVEPLPGFKPMKAMVYAGVFPMDSSDFPKLEESIERLTLNDRSVSIQRESSAALSQGFRLGFLGTLHMDVFKQRLEDEYSSEVIITAPTVPYKVVYLNGSEEFVSNPVDFPEVGDSKLRVRHIEEPMINATIFVPKEYIGEMMDLCSRYRGVQQEYRILENSDRAILRYSLPLAEIVTDFFSELKSSSSGFASFDYEDAGYQQSSLVKLNILINSKPVDALAMIVHKYAAQSVGKAWVKKLKEVVPRQQFELSLQAAVGAKVIARENVSAFRKDVTAGLYGGHYDRKLKHLNKQKEGKKRLKRLAGNIDIPQTAFFQVLSSRPRSFSTSARTESLSLMKSNVTPTLEQWNPVRDSSITFSSSSAAWQSSDDPIGQNLPTPTPDIPTIPEKPLIIPPPIGRSTISPPERSHKLSSIGRMTSSPPPTNVTATQLSEAFQDLHSLSPDSHVFSPGEIHEIVSALRALQKREAGDRKSAVEQIEPIIRELKDIVGGDSKAIKRLELEIISASSRTERKVKTKDILKAESNFRSLFPQVPSIEDGKAMERYKKSINHLMYLCALAGHGSRLEDWWDKLERRNLAPDSYSYLCRLILLEKSNRINEIPQILEMAFGERPQRGELEGANSSMTPEDRNVLVNFAIHAFARQGRFDVAISAYSKMIKLDSTDLGVLLGSEPAPSSRFRNQAMSIIPIPEGVKVTRSTFGPLLASYVENGNLQASLIMFKNIFESSYSPTVRDYITLFRGFSVHGELPKEGLGELGKVFGINTFITSTSSENGNGSGYIKERIDFEDRFTDLWEQGSSSSSSFYSNIHAKPPSKDINELGNEWTLEVLQEIYSSFLTLHPISPNGMKGPNKKAIWIILKAFARTSGDTYVVKKIWDDLILKFGENNEEGWKDWKIDNRLTWARKTLYGEDV